Proteins found in one Enterococcus sp. 9D6_DIV0238 genomic segment:
- the pnuC gene encoding nicotinamide riboside transporter PnuC, whose protein sequence is MSANFIINDFKGWQRKSYLFLIIMILVQLIAFLFNPSSWITLVGGLSGIICVNLIAQGKVSNYIFGFISALIIGYFGLKTRVYAEVLLQTFYIIMDITGLFAWLKASKDGTGSVTEVKVLRGVQWLYAGVIWLVIGLAAYYLLGFVNDAQQTLDAVTFSVSATGMLLMINRYQSQFVFWLLGNLFSIILWFKAGTHAGGDYALFVMYCMYTFNSIYGMIHWLKIKKNN, encoded by the coding sequence ATGAGTGCAAATTTTATTATAAATGATTTTAAAGGCTGGCAAAGAAAAAGCTATTTATTTTTGATAATAATGATTTTAGTCCAATTGATCGCGTTTCTTTTTAATCCATCCAGTTGGATCACATTAGTTGGAGGCTTATCCGGAATTATTTGTGTCAATCTGATTGCTCAAGGAAAAGTAAGTAACTATATATTCGGTTTTATCAGTGCGTTGATCATTGGTTATTTTGGTCTAAAAACAAGAGTCTATGCAGAGGTACTGCTTCAAACGTTTTATATCATCATGGATATTACAGGATTATTTGCTTGGCTGAAAGCAAGTAAAGATGGAACTGGAAGTGTGACAGAGGTCAAAGTCCTAAGAGGAGTTCAATGGTTATATGCGGGGGTGATTTGGCTAGTGATCGGTCTGGCTGCGTATTATCTTCTAGGATTTGTCAATGATGCACAGCAAACACTTGATGCAGTAACTTTTAGTGTCTCAGCAACGGGAATGCTATTGATGATCAATCGGTATCAGTCACAATTTGTTTTTTGGTTATTAGGAAATTTATTTTCTATCATTTTATGGTTTAAAGCTGGGACACATGCTGGCGGGGACTATGCATTGTTTGTTATGTATTGTATGTACACCTTTAACTCGATATATGGTATGATACATTGGTTGAAAATTAAAAAAAATAATTAA
- a CDS encoding deoxynucleoside kinase, with the protein MAVIVLAGTIGAGKSSLTEIISEHLGSEAFYESVDDNEVLPLFYADPQKYAFLLQIYFLNKRFDSIKQALSHENNVLDRSIYEDSLLFHLNADLGRANETEVKVYDSLLENMLQELPYAAHKKRPDLLVHIKVSFPKMLERIKRRGRSYEQVDDDPELYEYYKELNSRYEKWFEDYDESPKIQIDGDKYDFIENDEAKKEVIQLIENKLAEIN; encoded by the coding sequence ATGGCAGTGATCGTTTTAGCAGGTACAATTGGTGCAGGAAAGTCCAGTTTGACAGAAATTATTTCAGAACATTTAGGTTCAGAGGCATTTTATGAATCTGTTGATGATAATGAAGTATTACCTTTGTTTTATGCAGATCCTCAAAAATATGCATTTCTATTACAAATTTATTTTTTAAACAAACGTTTTGATAGCATTAAACAAGCGTTATCTCATGAAAATAATGTATTAGATCGTTCGATCTACGAAGATTCATTGCTTTTCCATTTGAATGCTGACTTGGGCAGAGCAAATGAAACTGAGGTGAAGGTCTACGATTCGTTGTTAGAAAACATGCTGCAGGAACTACCGTACGCTGCACATAAAAAGCGTCCAGATCTATTAGTTCATATCAAGGTATCTTTTCCCAAAATGCTGGAACGAATCAAACGACGTGGACGTTCATACGAGCAGGTCGACGATGATCCAGAACTCTATGAATACTACAAAGAGCTAAATAGCCGCTATGAAAAATGGTTTGAAGACTATGATGAAAGTCCAAAAATTCAAATCGATGGAGATAAATATGATTTTATCGAAAATGATGAAGCAAAAAAAGAAGTGATTCAATTGATTGAAAATAAACTGGCTGAAATCAACTAG
- the rlmD gene encoding 23S rRNA (uracil(1939)-C(5))-methyltransferase RlmD — protein sequence MNNFPVKKNETIEVEIIDLTHEGMGVAKIDGYPLFIEDALPGEKIEIKVLKVGKSFGYGKVVTILKSSEDRVPVKDRNFTKVGISPLQHLAYGAQLNFKTNQVKNVMQRVAKLPDVPVLDTLGMKNPWGYRNKAQIPVRKIDNQLQTGFFRKNSHDLIPLEHFYIQDPKIDEAVIKIRDIMRRYSVKPYNESDNTGNLRHIVVRRGYHTGEMMVVLITRTPKLFPTSKIVPDILEALPEVVSIVQNVNPKKTNVIFGDETILLHGEDQIIDTIFDLKFEISSRSFYQVNPQQTEVMYNKVKEYAALTGNEVVVDAYCGIGTIGLTLAKDAKQVYGVEVIEEAVKNAESNAQLNGITNATFTAGLVEEALPRLLEQEIKPDVVIVDPPRKGLEASLVDTLIETKPERIVYVSCNPATLGRDLALLVEGGYEVKEVQPVDNFPQTTHIESVTLLTKVV from the coding sequence ATGAATAATTTTCCAGTAAAAAAAAATGAAACGATCGAAGTAGAGATCATTGATTTGACCCATGAAGGAATGGGTGTAGCTAAAATCGATGGTTATCCGCTATTTATAGAAGATGCTTTACCAGGTGAGAAAATCGAAATCAAAGTCCTGAAAGTCGGTAAAAGCTTTGGATATGGAAAAGTAGTGACTATTTTAAAATCGAGTGAAGACCGTGTACCAGTCAAGGATCGAAATTTTACCAAAGTCGGCATCAGCCCACTGCAGCATCTAGCTTATGGAGCCCAATTAAATTTCAAGACCAACCAAGTAAAAAACGTGATGCAGCGTGTAGCCAAATTGCCGGATGTGCCAGTTTTAGATACTTTAGGAATGAAAAACCCATGGGGCTATCGTAATAAAGCACAAATTCCAGTAAGAAAAATCGATAATCAATTACAAACAGGTTTCTTTAGAAAAAATAGCCATGATTTGATTCCATTGGAACATTTTTATATCCAAGATCCTAAGATCGATGAAGCAGTGATCAAGATTCGTGATATCATGAGACGTTACAGTGTGAAACCATATAATGAGTCTGATAACACTGGAAACTTACGACATATCGTTGTTCGTAGAGGCTATCATACTGGAGAAATGATGGTAGTTCTGATTACAAGAACACCAAAACTATTCCCGACAAGTAAAATCGTCCCTGATATTTTAGAGGCGCTTCCTGAAGTGGTTAGCATCGTACAGAATGTCAATCCGAAAAAAACAAATGTCATTTTTGGTGATGAAACAATTTTACTTCATGGTGAAGATCAGATCATTGATACGATTTTTGATTTGAAATTTGAAATTTCTTCTCGTTCATTCTATCAAGTCAATCCACAGCAAACAGAAGTAATGTATAATAAAGTAAAAGAGTACGCAGCTTTAACAGGTAATGAAGTAGTTGTTGATGCCTATTGTGGTATCGGTACGATCGGTCTGACTTTAGCAAAAGATGCGAAACAGGTTTATGGTGTGGAAGTTATTGAAGAAGCCGTGAAAAATGCGGAAAGTAATGCTCAACTAAACGGTATTACAAATGCGACCTTTACTGCTGGACTTGTGGAAGAAGCGTTACCAAGATTATTGGAACAAGAGATCAAACCAGATGTTGTGATCGTTGATCCTCCACGTAAAGGCTTGGAAGCAAGCTTAGTCGATACCTTGATCGAAACAAAACCAGAGCGCATTGTTTACGTTAGCTGTAATCCTGCAACACTAGGAAGAGATCTCGCTTTGTTGGTAGAGGGTGGTTATGAAGTAAAAGAAGTTCAACCAGTAGATAATTTCCCTCAAACGACCCATATCGAGTCAGTGACGTTACTGACAAAGGTGGTGTAA
- a CDS encoding ROK family protein — translation MITRKQALLVLDIGGSAVKYGIWCHETLYHQSIFPTPRTRKQFYASVQQLYERFSDEFSIIGVAVSCPGEPDESTGMIRGLSYVPFLHIGEFQKEFSEFVGLPVSLQNDADSAALAEMTLGIGKNQQNALFTIIGSGVGLSIVKDGRILKNAAEKIDTVEKLIADAIKMINNSHVSPVQLGRTVSLKNFKWPSTIEGKDVFELAKQGNDVARQEIERMYSALAEIMIFLNDAFAPEFIGLGGGISNNPELLPNLNKRITELLVSQKPKIDIYRSLLKKEHELLVPNIKICHFKKDANLIGAALHYQETYSRS, via the coding sequence ATGATTACTCGTAAACAAGCATTATTAGTTCTTGACATAGGAGGCTCGGCTGTTAAATATGGCATTTGGTGTCATGAAACATTGTATCACCAAAGTATTTTTCCTACGCCGCGAACTAGAAAACAGTTTTATGCATCCGTACAGCAATTATATGAACGATTTTCAGATGAATTTTCGATCATCGGAGTAGCTGTCAGCTGCCCTGGAGAACCTGATGAATCGACTGGAATGATTAGGGGACTGAGCTATGTTCCTTTTTTGCATATAGGTGAATTTCAAAAAGAGTTTTCTGAATTCGTGGGCTTACCTGTCTCATTACAAAATGATGCAGATAGTGCGGCATTAGCTGAGATGACTTTAGGGATCGGTAAAAATCAGCAAAATGCATTATTTACGATTATTGGATCAGGTGTTGGTTTATCCATCGTAAAAGATGGACGCATTCTTAAAAACGCTGCTGAAAAAATCGATACAGTCGAGAAATTGATTGCCGATGCAATAAAAATGATAAATAACTCACACGTTTCTCCTGTTCAGCTAGGAAGAACAGTCTCTTTAAAAAATTTTAAATGGCCAAGTACGATCGAAGGAAAAGATGTATTTGAGCTTGCAAAACAAGGAAATGATGTTGCACGTCAAGAAATCGAGCGCATGTATTCAGCACTTGCAGAGATCATGATTTTTCTAAATGACGCCTTCGCTCCAGAATTCATTGGTTTAGGCGGAGGAATCAGTAATAATCCTGAGTTATTACCTAATCTAAATAAAAGGATCACTGAATTATTAGTGAGCCAAAAACCTAAAATCGATATTTATCGAAGCTTATTAAAAAAAGAACATGAATTATTGGTACCCAATATAAAAATTTGCCACTTTAAAAAGGATGCCAACTTGATTGGCGCAGCACTTCATTATCAAGAGACATATTCACGATCATAG
- a CDS encoding putative holin-like toxin, with product MSVFEALTLMVAFATLVVLIIDQDKPKNNHLIPLGQ from the coding sequence ATGTCTGTTTTTGAAGCACTTACGCTGATGGTTGCATTTGCAACTTTAGTTGTGCTGATCATAGACCAAGATAAACCAAAAAATAACCATCTAATTCCACTTGGACAGTAA
- a CDS encoding alpha/beta fold hydrolase: MTMINVNGTELFYTKSGQGEPMLLLHGNGEDHHIFDRLSQKLQKKFTVYAIDSRNHGKSAQTEQYDYERMADDIIDFIDVSKLEKVNIVGFSDGAILAILMGIKKLSCLNKLALLGANTSPDQLKPEIFDHIVEKYEETKDPFFKLMMEQPNIPLQELRKIEVPTLIIAADDDLCEPEIFEQMHQLIEASDLKIMENQDHGSYIIDNDILAEPLLDFFSA, translated from the coding sequence ATGACAATGATCAACGTTAATGGTACTGAACTTTTTTATACAAAATCAGGTCAAGGAGAGCCAATGCTATTACTACACGGCAATGGGGAGGATCATCATATTTTCGATCGACTAAGTCAAAAATTACAAAAAAAATTTACAGTGTATGCGATCGATAGCCGTAATCACGGAAAAAGCGCCCAGACAGAACAGTATGATTATGAACGAATGGCTGATGATATCATTGATTTTATCGATGTGTCGAAGCTTGAAAAGGTCAATATCGTTGGTTTCAGTGATGGTGCAATCTTAGCGATCCTCATGGGCATCAAAAAATTATCTTGTCTCAATAAACTAGCTCTTTTAGGCGCCAATACAAGCCCTGATCAGCTAAAACCTGAAATATTTGACCATATTGTCGAAAAATATGAAGAAACGAAAGATCCTTTTTTTAAATTGATGATGGAACAACCAAATATTCCTTTGCAAGAATTACGTAAAATCGAAGTCCCTACACTGATCATCGCTGCTGATGATGATCTATGCGAACCAGAGATATTTGAACAAATGCATCAACTGATTGAAGCTTCTGATTTGAAAATCATGGAAAACCAAGATCACGGTAGCTATATTATCGATAATGATATCTTAGCAGAGCCGTTACTTGATTTTTTCTCTGCCTAA
- a CDS encoding MerR family transcriptional regulator, whose amino-acid sequence MTYKIQEFSQITGLSPYTLRFYEKEGLITVNRDQNNIRIYDEQNKEWIDFFLHLKKTGMTIEDLKQYIDWWHEGDATNQNRLALLQKQKQIALNEMKQIQEGIDMLDYKIEKYQKKVDTSRRK is encoded by the coding sequence ATGACTTATAAAATCCAAGAATTTTCACAAATCACAGGTCTGAGTCCATATACTTTACGTTTTTATGAAAAAGAAGGTCTTATTACCGTAAATAGAGACCAAAATAATATTCGAATTTATGATGAACAGAATAAAGAATGGATCGATTTTTTCTTACACTTAAAAAAGACTGGTATGACGATCGAAGATCTCAAACAATACATCGACTGGTGGCACGAAGGAGATGCAACAAATCAAAATCGATTGGCGCTTTTACAAAAGCAGAAACAAATTGCTTTAAATGAAATGAAACAAATTCAAGAAGGAATCGATATGCTGGATTATAAGATCGAGAAATACCAAAAGAAAGTCGATACTAGTCGAAGAAAATAA
- a CDS encoding MFS transporter, with translation MDSLKMRKISILAVSLIVVSGAAIGANLPAIAQTFPEIPLPLVEMLTTIPALFIIPAVLLSTKIAKCIGYKKSVLLGLGIVLISGIIPAIVTNFAIIFISRACFGFGIGMFNSLLISIISYFYHGNERAAAIGFQSAFEGIGGMSLTFVVGQLLKINWQASFWVYLIVVPIFILFALIEQFNLLSFRKLEGRYE, from the coding sequence GTGGACAGTTTAAAAATGAGGAAAATTTCGATTTTAGCAGTATCATTGATCGTTGTTTCAGGTGCCGCGATTGGAGCAAATCTACCAGCAATCGCTCAAACATTTCCTGAGATCCCATTGCCATTGGTAGAGATGCTAACAACGATTCCAGCACTATTCATTATTCCAGCTGTATTATTGAGTACAAAGATTGCTAAATGTATAGGCTATAAAAAGTCAGTGTTGCTGGGATTAGGAATTGTTTTGATTTCAGGGATCATTCCAGCTATAGTGACTAACTTTGCGATCATATTTATTTCTAGAGCCTGTTTTGGTTTTGGTATAGGGATGTTCAATTCGCTGCTTATTTCAATTATTAGCTATTTTTATCATGGAAATGAACGAGCGGCAGCAATCGGATTTCAAAGTGCATTTGAAGGGATCGGCGGAATGTCATTGACGTTTGTTGTGGGGCAGTTACTGAAAATCAATTGGCAGGCATCCTTTTGGGTTTATCTGATTGTAGTACCGATTTTTATTTTGTTTGCTCTAATAGAACAATTTAACCTGTTATCTTTTAGAAAATTGGAAGGGAGGTATGAATAA
- a CDS encoding HesA/MoeB/ThiF family protein: MGNENLEALLNLNILTKELIETTKVDSVNRGWFLAQSEKHLYDSVKEKTVLILGCGGLGSHSAWAMTALGIKKMILIDDDHVSIDNLNRQLLYDQADINHSKVSVLKNKLSKINPDIEIVTYKRKITNPYIQLSDILTLHDPVDLVIKAVDTPDNHMRLFSDYFSHMNIPYTSGGTLGNGIILGPTYHPSLPNHYQKEIAATEELTRVHVKGTSLPMIMEKVAAEVNLEALNILCNRIDKVRFNDSISYENLYEPSISREKRNLRIFLFLIVGLISTSLQFLVLFLIFWMTSSKKEMMMKVVSLASGFAFSQAIQVFLRTNVFTIHIAIICFILFFSSIPLAIFCLCDYFIRNYRRISE, encoded by the coding sequence GTGGGAAATGAGAATCTTGAAGCCTTGCTTAACTTGAATATTTTAACGAAGGAACTGATCGAAACAACTAAGGTAGACTCTGTAAATAGAGGCTGGTTTTTAGCTCAAAGTGAAAAACATCTTTATGATAGCGTTAAAGAAAAGACGGTACTTATTTTAGGCTGTGGCGGTCTGGGTTCTCATTCAGCATGGGCTATGACAGCCTTAGGAATAAAAAAAATGATCTTGATAGATGATGATCATGTCTCAATAGATAATCTTAACCGACAATTATTATACGACCAGGCGGATATCAATCATAGTAAAGTTTCTGTATTAAAGAATAAGTTAAGTAAAATCAATCCAGATATAGAGATTGTTACATATAAAAGAAAAATAACTAATCCATATATCCAACTGTCAGATATTTTAACTCTTCATGATCCAGTAGATCTTGTAATCAAAGCCGTCGATACGCCAGACAATCATATGAGACTGTTCAGTGATTACTTCAGTCATATGAATATCCCATACACATCTGGCGGTACATTGGGAAATGGGATCATTTTAGGCCCAACGTACCACCCCAGTCTACCCAATCATTATCAAAAAGAAATAGCCGCAACCGAAGAGCTGACACGTGTTCATGTAAAAGGGACTTCTTTGCCAATGATCATGGAAAAAGTTGCAGCTGAGGTAAATCTCGAAGCTTTAAATATATTATGCAACCGTATCGACAAGGTTAGGTTTAATGATTCTATAAGCTATGAAAATCTTTATGAACCATCTATTTCTCGTGAAAAAAGAAACCTCAGGATTTTTTTATTTTTGATCGTTGGATTAATCAGTACGAGTCTTCAATTTTTAGTCTTATTTTTAATATTTTGGATGACAAGTAGCAAAAAAGAAATGATGATGAAGGTGGTATCGTTAGCTTCAGGATTTGCTTTTAGTCAGGCAATTCAAGTATTTCTCAGGACAAATGTATTTACGATTCATATAGCTATAATTTGTTTTATTCTATTTTTTTCAAGTATACCATTAGCTATTTTTTGTCTGTGTGATTATTTTATTAGGAACTATAGGAGGATCAGCGAATGA
- a CDS encoding ABC transporter ATP-binding protein — MTYAIEMNDISKNFGNQTALKKINFNVKKGEIFGFLGPSGAGKTTTIKILTGQIKSSNGTAKILDQDVKTIDSHFYTRIGIVTDNSGVFKQLSCYENLKIFAQIYNIPNARIDLLMSRVGLTAAKKKKAGKLSKGMLQRLILVRALLHNPELLFLDEPTSGLDPKTMKEIHQLILEEKKRGMTLFLTTHNMHEAEILCDQVALLHGGEIVECNSPQILKKKYYKEPKIDITYKDDTQKTLNLTRENVQKIDKDILTIHSNEPNLEEIFLQLTGKELN; from the coding sequence ATGACTTATGCGATAGAAATGAATGATATCAGCAAAAATTTTGGGAATCAGACTGCATTAAAAAAGATAAATTTCAACGTAAAAAAGGGAGAAATATTTGGATTTTTAGGGCCCTCTGGCGCTGGAAAAACAACCACTATCAAGATTTTAACTGGACAGATAAAAAGCTCGAATGGAACAGCAAAAATTCTTGATCAAGATGTAAAAACAATTGACTCTCATTTTTACACAAGGATTGGAATCGTCACTGATAATAGCGGTGTTTTTAAACAGTTAAGTTGTTATGAGAATTTAAAAATATTTGCTCAAATTTATAATATTCCGAATGCTAGAATTGATCTTTTGATGTCGAGAGTTGGGTTGACTGCTGCAAAGAAAAAAAAGGCTGGAAAGCTTTCAAAAGGAATGCTGCAACGGCTTATTTTAGTTAGAGCTCTTTTACATAATCCAGAGTTATTGTTCCTGGATGAACCGACTAGTGGGCTTGATCCCAAAACGATGAAAGAAATTCATCAGCTCATTCTCGAAGAAAAGAAACGAGGAATGACACTGTTTTTGACAACTCATAACATGCACGAAGCTGAAATTCTATGCGATCAAGTGGCTTTGTTGCATGGTGGTGAGATCGTGGAATGTAATTCTCCTCAAATCTTGAAGAAAAAGTATTATAAAGAGCCTAAAATTGATATAACTTATAAAGACGATACCCAAAAAACACTAAACTTAACGAGAGAAAATGTGCAAAAGATCGATAAAGATATTTTAACTATCCATTCTAATGAACCTAATTTAGAAGAGATTTTCTTACAATTAACAGGAAAAGAGTTGAATTAA